In Candidatus Desulforudis audaxviator MP104C, a genomic segment contains:
- a CDS encoding DUF1659 domain-containing protein, protein MAVDAIPVTSVLVARFAVGLDGEGNPVFRTRRWSNVKPEAADQAVYDAALALAGLQVHPLNAVQRQVTSELVEA, encoded by the coding sequence ATGGCGGTGGATGCGATTCCGGTAACCAGCGTGCTCGTGGCCCGGTTCGCCGTGGGCTTGGACGGCGAGGGGAACCCGGTGTTCCGCACCCGGCGCTGGTCCAACGTCAAGCCCGAGGCCGCTGATCAGGCCGTGTACGACGCGGCGCTGGCTCTGGCCGGCCTGCAGGTGCACCCGCTGAACGCGGTGCAGCGCCAGGTGACCAGCGAACTGGTCGAGGCCTAA
- a CDS encoding endonuclease domain-containing protein — protein MLTESGLWYRPQFEEGRHRLDFLVVSPLGTRYDLEVDGRAHCTPEQIHADQVRDSFMEARGYRVVRVAARDVFNREDAVVRLLARLP, from the coding sequence TTGTTGACGGAAAGCGGTCTGTGGTACCGTCCCCAATTTGAAGAGGGGCGTCACCGGCTGGATTTTCTGGTGGTGTCGCCGCTTGGGACTAGGTACGACCTTGAGGTGGATGGACGGGCTCACTGCACGCCGGAGCAAATACACGCGGATCAGGTGCGGGACAGCTTTATGGAAGCGAGAGGGTATCGCGTTGTGCGCGTGGCGGCGCGGGACGTGTTCAACCGGGAAGACGCGGTGGTGCGGCTGCTGGCGAGGCTGCCGTAA
- a CDS encoding type II toxin-antitoxin system Phd/YefM family antitoxin, translating into MRKVGSYEAKTHLPELLKRVARGERIAIMKHGTPVAMLVPVGSRGKSDIHTVIRDMLEFRKGRALGELSLRGLIEEGRKY; encoded by the coding sequence ATGCGCAAGGTCGGATCCTATGAAGCCAAAACACATTTGCCCGAGCTTCTGAAACGGGTGGCGCGGGGTGAGCGGATTGCCATAATGAAGCACGGCACTCCGGTGGCGATGCTGGTGCCCGTCGGTTCGCGAGGCAAATCCGATATACACACGGTGATTCGGGATATGCTGGAGTTCCGCAAAGGACGTGCTCTCGGAGAATTGAGCCTGCGCGGGTTGATCGAGGAGGGGAGGAAGTATTGA
- a CDS encoding DEAD/DEAH box helicase has translation MSVLHNQPTGKRELGQDDLGRLLRFYLACIEDEDLRSLTLKLTQHHRSFISPWDDQELLFATEAPEVRFQVRYKSDHALLTRGLAQAGEAERFFYGYPFFLDERDYLSPLFVQEVEVEEDRRGGFVMRPVSSLQVNHHLFRARPEELQSVQEELEGSFGSFDARLEAALAYLGASPAEFDAGRLDPFPGRRTPRGRWINRPVLFRSTRSSYTFQLKKELGALAAHERLLAGATDTALGYLTAPGRMRRADGEAERRGIVAVLPLNEQQERAVRAGLTMPFTVVTGPPGTGKSQVVVDILASCAVAGRAVLFASKNNKAVDVVHQRLREILGEGEDWVLRLGNRERVDACRTEMFDRLAALAATGSEGSAGAGAVGSAMSAVENDIALAQAELERVRACSRSLLEAEARRRRIQAVLPEHWVTVSALGEIQPPAMPLDRLRERRDEAQALAGERPLGFWLGLRRLVLGRCLVQGLIREIQAAAGLFPPQVGEDVLARVRSATGYPSLALALADLVSFGEWAAATKEVGDAERRLAQMPPTSAIARRIDALKEKKAELSREYLRQAWRRRVAGSMGVVRHELGNYFTLGERQWRTQGNREWLAVLDQFTESIQKLGRILPVWIVTNLSARRSMPLKPAIFDLVIIDEASQCDIASAIPLLYRARRAVVIGDPRQLRHISAIRPEREAELAKEAGVADLLAGWSYAVRSLYDAAEGAVLQVGREPVFLAEHYRSHPAVVEFSNQTFYAGRLVVRTALKVLAAKLDGQPLGVFWHDIRGDVPGSARSAWNEVEARAVVELLERWYREGLLTRRQGRAELSFGVVTPFRLQMEKIEQMIQARPWWEAVRGRLTVGTAHRFQGDECDVMVFSPVVAEGLSVRMSRWVAQTDQLLNVAITRARGVLHVVGDLAACRGPAGIWRSLRTMWRRAGVGAPPPRLLNRRQRSGWRSC, from the coding sequence GTGTCAGTCCTTCATAACCAGCCTACCGGAAAGCGGGAGCTTGGCCAGGACGATTTGGGTCGGCTTCTACGCTTCTACCTGGCCTGTATCGAGGACGAAGACTTGCGTTCCCTGACTTTGAAGCTGACTCAACATCACCGCTCTTTCATCTCTCCCTGGGACGATCAGGAGTTGCTTTTCGCCACCGAGGCACCGGAAGTTCGCTTTCAGGTGCGGTACAAATCAGATCACGCGCTGCTGACCCGGGGCTTGGCTCAGGCGGGGGAAGCGGAGCGGTTCTTCTACGGCTATCCCTTCTTTTTGGATGAGCGGGATTATCTCTCGCCGCTTTTTGTCCAGGAGGTGGAGGTGGAAGAGGACCGCCGGGGCGGCTTTGTCATGAGGCCGGTAAGTTCCCTTCAGGTCAACCACCACCTGTTTCGCGCCCGGCCGGAAGAGCTGCAGAGCGTGCAAGAGGAACTGGAAGGCTCTTTTGGTTCGTTTGACGCCCGGCTGGAGGCGGCCCTTGCGTATTTGGGGGCCAGTCCGGCTGAGTTTGACGCCGGGAGGCTCGATCCCTTTCCGGGCCGGAGGACACCCCGGGGTCGGTGGATAAACCGGCCGGTCTTGTTCCGCAGTACCCGCAGCAGCTACACGTTCCAGCTTAAAAAAGAGCTGGGTGCTTTGGCCGCGCACGAGCGGTTACTGGCCGGCGCCACAGATACCGCGCTGGGTTACCTGACGGCGCCGGGCCGGATGCGGCGGGCGGACGGGGAGGCGGAGCGGCGGGGGATCGTTGCGGTGCTGCCGCTCAACGAACAGCAGGAACGAGCGGTAAGGGCGGGTCTGACCATGCCGTTCACCGTTGTGACAGGACCTCCGGGAACCGGCAAGTCGCAGGTGGTCGTTGATATTCTAGCCAGCTGCGCCGTGGCCGGCCGCGCGGTTTTGTTTGCCAGCAAGAACAACAAGGCCGTGGACGTGGTACACCAACGTCTGCGTGAGATTCTTGGTGAGGGTGAGGACTGGGTGTTACGGCTGGGCAACCGTGAACGGGTGGATGCCTGCCGGACGGAGATGTTCGACCGCTTGGCGGCCTTGGCGGCCACGGGGTCCGAAGGCAGTGCCGGCGCCGGGGCGGTTGGGTCAGCTATGTCCGCTGTGGAGAACGATATAGCACTGGCACAGGCGGAACTGGAACGGGTACGTGCCTGTTCCCGGTCGTTGCTGGAGGCGGAGGCGCGCCGCCGGCGGATCCAGGCGGTCCTGCCTGAGCACTGGGTGACGGTCAGCGCCCTAGGGGAAATACAACCGCCGGCTATGCCCCTGGATCGGCTGCGGGAGCGCCGGGATGAGGCGCAGGCCTTGGCGGGGGAACGGCCACTTGGTTTTTGGCTGGGGCTGCGGCGGTTGGTGCTGGGGCGGTGTCTCGTCCAGGGGCTGATCAGGGAAATCCAGGCGGCGGCGGGGCTTTTTCCGCCGCAGGTGGGTGAGGATGTGCTGGCGCGGGTAAGGTCCGCTACCGGTTACCCTTCATTGGCTTTGGCCTTGGCGGATTTAGTTTCCTTCGGGGAATGGGCCGCGGCTACCAAAGAAGTGGGGGATGCTGAGCGCCGGTTGGCGCAAATGCCGCCGACATCCGCCATCGCCCGGCGTATCGACGCCCTCAAAGAAAAGAAAGCAGAGTTGTCCAGGGAGTATTTACGCCAAGCCTGGAGGCGCCGGGTGGCCGGAAGTATGGGGGTGGTCCGCCACGAACTGGGCAATTATTTCACGCTGGGCGAAAGGCAATGGCGGACTCAGGGCAACCGGGAATGGCTGGCCGTGTTGGATCAGTTCACGGAGAGTATCCAGAAGCTGGGCCGGATTCTGCCGGTCTGGATCGTGACCAACTTGAGCGCCCGGCGGTCAATGCCGCTAAAACCGGCCATATTTGACTTGGTGATTATCGACGAGGCCAGTCAATGCGATATCGCGTCGGCAATCCCGCTGTTGTATCGCGCACGGCGGGCAGTAGTGATCGGTGATCCCCGGCAACTGCGGCATATCAGTGCCATTCGTCCTGAGCGTGAGGCGGAGTTGGCCAAAGAGGCCGGGGTGGCGGACTTGTTGGCCGGGTGGTCCTACGCGGTGCGTTCCCTTTACGACGCTGCGGAAGGCGCGGTGCTGCAGGTGGGTCGCGAGCCTGTGTTCCTGGCCGAACACTACCGTTCTCACCCGGCGGTGGTGGAGTTTTCTAACCAGACTTTCTATGCGGGCCGCCTCGTCGTCCGGACGGCGCTGAAGGTTCTGGCGGCTAAGCTAGACGGCCAGCCTCTGGGCGTGTTCTGGCACGACATTCGGGGGGATGTGCCGGGGAGTGCCAGGAGCGCGTGGAACGAGGTTGAGGCGCGCGCCGTGGTTGAGTTACTGGAGCGTTGGTACCGGGAGGGGCTCTTGACACGGAGGCAGGGTCGTGCCGAACTGAGCTTTGGGGTTGTCACTCCTTTTCGCCTGCAGATGGAAAAGATTGAGCAGATGATCCAAGCTCGTCCTTGGTGGGAGGCGGTGCGCGGCCGGTTAACAGTGGGTACGGCCCACCGTTTTCAGGGGGACGAGTGTGACGTGATGGTGTTTTCGCCGGTGGTGGCGGAGGGCTTGAGCGTGCGGATGAGCCGGTGGGTGGCGCAGACCGACCAGTTGCTGAACGTGGCGATTACCCGGGCGCGTGGTGTGCTGCACGTGGTGGGAGATTTGGCTGCTTGCCGGGGGCCGGCGGGTATCTGGCGGAGTTTGCGGACTATGTGGCGCAGGGCGGGGGTGGGAGCGCCACCACCGCGCCTTTTGAATCGCCGGCAGAGGAGCGGATGGCGGAGTTGTTGA
- a CDS encoding N-acetylmuramoyl-L-alanine amidase, which yields MKWTHLIIHHTGTEEKDARQVREYHRRLGWRDIGYHYVIERDGRVVPGRPPSMRGAHCLAGGMNHKALGVAVIGNLEARPPRPEQLAALQELAARLMAEYRIPVAQVLGHREVPGAATACPGRFLDLGRLRAVLARPEILYLVQVGAFRERDRAEQLASELREQGFDSWIAVR from the coding sequence GTGAAGTGGACGCACCTCATCATTCACCACACGGGGACCGAGGAAAAAGACGCCCGGCAGGTGCGGGAATACCACCGGCGCCTGGGCTGGCGCGACATCGGGTACCATTACGTGATCGAGCGCGACGGCCGCGTGGTCCCCGGCCGGCCCCCGTCCATGCGCGGGGCGCACTGTCTGGCCGGGGGGATGAACCACAAGGCCCTCGGGGTGGCCGTGATCGGGAACCTGGAGGCACGGCCGCCCCGTCCGGAGCAACTCGCCGCCCTGCAGGAACTGGCGGCGCGGCTGATGGCGGAATACCGGATCCCCGTGGCGCAGGTGCTCGGCCACCGGGAGGTGCCGGGGGCGGCCACCGCCTGTCCGGGCCGGTTCCTGGACCTTGGGCGCCTGCGAGCCGTTCTCGCCCGACCCGAAATCCTGTACCTGGTTCAGGTGGGCGCCTTCCGGGAACGGGACCGGGCCGAGCAACTGGCGTCGGAACTGCGGGAGCAGGGGTTTGATTCCTGGATCGCGGTGCGGTAA
- a CDS encoding DUF2922 domain-containing protein has translation MDVVRTLELRFANEAGRTVTIRVAEPRENLTAAEIEAAMNAIVDADVFISAGGDLVEPVGARLVAREVTEYEFGA, from the coding sequence ATGGATGTGGTGCGGACTCTGGAACTCCGCTTCGCCAACGAGGCCGGCCGGACGGTCACCATCCGCGTGGCCGAACCCCGGGAGAACCTGACGGCGGCTGAGATCGAAGCGGCGATGAACGCCATCGTCGACGCCGACGTGTTCATCTCGGCCGGCGGCGACCTGGTCGAACCGGTGGGCGCCCGGCTGGTGGCGCGCGAGGTCACCGAGTACGAGTTCGGGGCCTAG
- a CDS encoding O-antigen ligase family protein — protein MALNKAIVTPRTPPILHLNLRPFFVLGLWVILFSAPFFRGLFFPPELLTAHILVGVVFALCVYDQVLRREVGFRFTGLEWAMLALVAAYLLSLVTAVHIRPAVGEVLKVVSYVMIFWIAFRAVRAERDLDRVLLVTYVGALGVALIGIASIAGLFEFPGGVMHNRIASTLQYPNTLGIFLAMLTVVGVALSVKTDRLWPKLFFAMGGAVLVTVVLGTQSRGSWVVYPFILGGFAAVLPEAYRWRAAYHILIQVSCGLLAAKGFFDALKAGEPNTALWYLGAGAAAALVLQTLYHGLGVWLNRETVAESTRRLVAWGGVGYCCLVLALYLMYASAAMPAAGGRALLAEDVFVRAGAISGEERSFTDRMTMNRDALRIVRDYPVTGAGGGGWNALYHQYQSYPYWTTETHNYFFQTWVEAGTVGFAAVLALWGFFVYLLVRLWRYGARNGVWVSTWAAAVAVLGLGLHSFFDFNLSMAAMGLLLFAYMGLVRAGAGLAVGASGNVAPGEGRRRKKGKGEESGPEVSARPRRLIGVAVIGTVAAAVLVVPASSLYAAGRLGAEGARAMYGRDLDQAAELLQEAARRDPFTATYPGDLAQIYAVQALAEDDAVKRYRAIGYARRAAALEPYGIKIRSSNLNVYHLLREPKLVVAEAEALLLTNPLHLPNYEILGRTYIGAARYGIERGELEAARDYVQKALDLPGRVERQAERLEERFVTRWREAAEQSASLKLVLGQAHYLRGEYEPAEAFLRAAAANKELKWESELWRAAAYSRMGEEDTVEEILTWLRAEQGDTDRRFEEVLALPVL, from the coding sequence TTGGCTTTGAATAAGGCGATCGTCACCCCGCGGACTCCGCCCATCCTCCATCTTAATCTACGTCCCTTTTTTGTGCTGGGGCTGTGGGTGATCCTGTTTTCCGCGCCGTTTTTCCGCGGCTTGTTCTTTCCCCCGGAGTTGCTGACGGCACATATCCTGGTGGGCGTGGTGTTCGCCCTGTGTGTCTACGACCAGGTGCTGCGCCGGGAGGTGGGTTTCCGGTTCACCGGCCTGGAATGGGCGATGCTGGCGTTGGTGGCGGCCTACCTGTTGTCCCTGGTGACGGCGGTGCACATCCGGCCGGCGGTGGGCGAGGTGCTGAAAGTCGTCAGTTACGTGATGATCTTCTGGATCGCTTTCCGGGCGGTGCGCGCGGAGCGGGACCTGGACCGGGTGCTCCTGGTGACGTACGTCGGCGCCCTGGGGGTGGCGCTGATCGGGATTGCATCAATCGCCGGGCTGTTCGAGTTCCCCGGGGGGGTGATGCACAATCGCATCGCTTCCACGTTGCAGTATCCGAACACGCTGGGCATTTTCCTGGCCATGCTGACCGTGGTGGGTGTGGCCTTGAGCGTGAAGACGGACCGGCTGTGGCCGAAGCTCTTCTTCGCGATGGGCGGCGCCGTTCTGGTGACGGTGGTTTTGGGGACCCAATCCCGGGGCAGTTGGGTGGTCTACCCCTTCATCCTGGGCGGTTTCGCGGCCGTGCTGCCGGAGGCCTACCGCTGGCGGGCGGCGTACCACATCCTGATCCAGGTGAGCTGCGGACTGCTGGCGGCGAAGGGCTTTTTTGACGCCCTCAAGGCCGGGGAGCCCAACACGGCGCTTTGGTATCTGGGCGCCGGCGCAGCGGCGGCCCTGGTGCTGCAGACTTTGTACCATGGGCTGGGGGTCTGGCTGAACCGGGAGACGGTGGCCGAATCCACCAGGCGGCTGGTGGCCTGGGGCGGGGTGGGCTACTGCTGTCTGGTGCTGGCCTTGTACCTGATGTATGCTTCCGCCGCCATGCCGGCGGCGGGCGGACGGGCCCTGCTGGCCGAGGACGTGTTTGTGCGGGCGGGCGCGATCTCCGGCGAGGAGCGGAGCTTCACCGATCGGATGACCATGAACCGGGACGCGCTGCGCATCGTGAGGGATTACCCCGTGACCGGGGCGGGCGGCGGGGGCTGGAACGCGCTGTACCACCAGTACCAGTCCTACCCGTACTGGACGACCGAGACGCACAATTACTTCTTCCAGACCTGGGTGGAGGCGGGGACGGTGGGGTTTGCGGCCGTCCTGGCCCTGTGGGGTTTCTTCGTCTACCTGCTGGTGCGCCTGTGGCGTTACGGGGCGCGGAACGGGGTGTGGGTGTCCACCTGGGCGGCGGCGGTGGCGGTGTTGGGGTTGGGGTTGCACAGCTTCTTCGACTTCAATCTGTCCATGGCGGCCATGGGTCTCCTGCTTTTCGCCTATATGGGCCTGGTGCGCGCGGGGGCGGGGTTGGCTGTTGGTGCCTCCGGGAATGTTGCCCCGGGAGAGGGGCGCAGGCGGAAGAAGGGGAAGGGCGAGGAAAGCGGGCCGGAGGTGTCCGCCCGGCCCCGGCGGCTGATCGGGGTGGCCGTGATCGGTACGGTCGCGGCGGCGGTGCTGGTGGTGCCGGCGTCCAGTCTGTATGCCGCCGGAAGGCTGGGGGCGGAGGGGGCCCGGGCCATGTACGGCCGAGACCTGGACCAGGCGGCAGAGCTGCTGCAGGAGGCGGCCCGGCGGGACCCGTTTACGGCCACCTATCCCGGCGACCTGGCGCAGATTTACGCGGTGCAGGCGCTGGCCGAGGACGACGCGGTGAAGCGTTACCGGGCGATCGGGTACGCGCGGCGGGCAGCGGCGCTGGAACCCTACGGGATCAAGATCCGGTCCTCCAATTTGAACGTGTACCATCTCCTGCGGGAGCCCAAACTGGTGGTGGCAGAGGCGGAGGCCCTGCTGCTGACGAACCCGCTGCATTTGCCCAATTACGAAATCCTGGGCCGGACCTACATCGGGGCGGCCCGTTACGGTATCGAGCGCGGCGAGCTGGAAGCGGCCCGGGATTACGTGCAAAAGGCGCTGGACTTGCCCGGGCGGGTGGAGCGGCAGGCTGAGCGGCTGGAGGAGCGGTTCGTGACTCGGTGGCGGGAGGCGGCGGAGCAGAGCGCTTCCCTAAAGCTGGTGCTGGGACAGGCCCACTACCTGCGGGGCGAATACGAGCCGGCGGAGGCATTCTTGCGCGCCGCGGCGGCCAATAAGGAGCTAAAGTGGGAGAGTGAGCTATGGCGGGCGGCGGCTTACAGCCGGATGGGCGAAGAGGATACGGTGGAGGAAATCTTGACCTGGCTCCGGGCGGAGCAGGGGGACACGGACAGGCGGTTTGAGGAAGTCCTGGCCCTGCCCGTACTCTAA